The bacterium DNA segment CTATCTGCGTTACGACGCCGAGCGCAAGCCGATCGTGCAGGGCATCCAGCGCGTGAGCCGGCCGGGTCTGCGCCGTTACGCCAAGGCCGGAGAGATCCCCAGGGTGCTCGATGGGCTCGGCGTCATGATCGTATCGACGAGCCGCGGAATTCTCGCCGACGAGGACGCCCGCACGCAAAACGTCGGCGGCGAGCTTTTGTGCCGCGTCTGGTGACGCGCGAAGGAATGGAAACATGAGTCGCGTAGGGAAAAAACCGATTACCGTCGACAAGGGCGTGAACGTCGAGGTCGCCGGCCGCGTCGTCAAGGTCAAGGGACCCAAGGGCGAACTGACGCACGAATTGCGTGACGGCATCGACGCCCGGGTCGATGGCGGAACGATCCAGGTGAGCCGGGCTTCCGATCACCGGACGCACCGGGCGCTGCACGGCCTGACGCGGGCGCTCCTGCAGAACATGGTCACCGGCGTCTCGAAGGGCTTCGAGACGAAGCTCGAGATGGTCGGCGTCGGTTACAAGGCGGAGGTCCGCAAGGACGCGCTGCACCTGGCGGTGGGATTCCCGGCGGAGAAGGTCGTCCCGATCCCCCGCGGCGTGCAGGTGCAGGTCGAAAAGCAGAATCTCATCACGCTCACGGGCATCAGCAACGAGGCCCTGGGCCATTTCGCGGCGAAGGTCCGAAAGATCCGTCCGCCGGAACCGTACAAAGGCAAGGGCATCAAGTTCGCGGGCGAGCAGATTCGTCGCAAGGTCGGAAAGACCGGCGCGTAAACAAGGGATACGGGGAAAAATCATGTCCGGCGTCAAAACCCGATTGGTCAAACGCACCGCGCGCCAGGCGCGCGTGCGCCGCAAGGTTCGCGGCACCACGCAGCGCCCGCGCCTTTGCGTGTTCCGCAGCGCGCGTCACATCTACGTGCAGGTGATCGACGACACGATCGGCCGGACACTGGCCGAGGCATCGACCCGCGCCAAGGGCTTCGAGATGCCCGCGGCCGCGCCTGTTGCCCAAGGCAAGGACGCGCCCGCGAAGGGATCGAAGATCCTCGCGGCGGAGGCGATCGGCGAGACGATTGCCGCGAAACTGAAGGAAAAGGGCGTGACGAACGTGGTGTTCGACCGCAACGGTTTCCTTTACCACGGTCGCGTGCGCGCGGTCGCGGACGCGGCGCGCAAGGCCGGACTCAACTTCTAGGAAATCAGACAAGGTCGCAAAAGGAGACGCCGTGCAGAGTGCGTATGGACAAACCGGGTATGCGGAGCCGTCGTCCGAACTCGTGGAAAAAGTGATCGCGGTCAACCGCGTGGCGAAGGTCGTCAAGGGCGGCCGCCGCTTTTCGTTCTCCGCGCTTGTCGTCGTCGGCGACGGCGCGGGCCGCGTCGGCGCCGGAAAGGGCAAGGCCAACGAGGTGCCCGAGGCGATCCGAAAGGCCGTGGACAAGGCGAAAAAGTCGCTGTTCCGGGTTCCGCTGACCGAGTCCGCGTCGATCCCGCACACGGTCACCGGCAAGATGGGCCGCGCGGGAGCGGCGTACGTGATCCTGCGTCCGGCGAGCCCCGGCACGGGTGTCATCGCGGGCGGAGCGGTTCGCGCCATCCTCGAGAGCGCCGGCGTGCACAACATCCTGACCAAGTCGCTCGGCAGCCGGAATC contains these protein-coding regions:
- the rpsH gene encoding 30S ribosomal protein S8, with the protein product MVMTDPLADMLARIRNAYGAGHEKVSMPASNLKVGVAKILKDRGYIDAFKKDEDDRQGVLHVYLRYDAERKPIVQGIQRVSRPGLRRYAKAGEIPRVLDGLGVMIVSTSRGILADEDARTQNVGGELLCRVW
- the rplR gene encoding 50S ribosomal protein L18, producing the protein MSGVKTRLVKRTARQARVRRKVRGTTQRPRLCVFRSARHIYVQVIDDTIGRTLAEASTRAKGFEMPAAAPVAQGKDAPAKGSKILAAEAIGETIAAKLKEKGVTNVVFDRNGFLYHGRVRAVADAARKAGLNF
- the rplF gene encoding 50S ribosomal protein L6 is translated as MSRVGKKPITVDKGVNVEVAGRVVKVKGPKGELTHELRDGIDARVDGGTIQVSRASDHRTHRALHGLTRALLQNMVTGVSKGFETKLEMVGVGYKAEVRKDALHLAVGFPAEKVVPIPRGVQVQVEKQNLITLTGISNEALGHFAAKVRKIRPPEPYKGKGIKFAGEQIRRKVGKTGA
- the rpsE gene encoding 30S ribosomal protein S5, which encodes MQSAYGQTGYAEPSSELVEKVIAVNRVAKVVKGGRRFSFSALVVVGDGAGRVGAGKGKANEVPEAIRKAVDKAKKSLFRVPLTESASIPHTVTGKMGRAGAAYVILRPASPGTGVIAGGAVRAILESAGVHNILTKSLGSRNPNNLVHATITGLKALQDPDVYKRRLAR